From Diospyros lotus cultivar Yz01 chromosome 4, ASM1463336v1, whole genome shotgun sequence, a single genomic window includes:
- the LOC127798842 gene encoding FHA domain-containing protein At4g14490-like has product MEEEGTILKLTLEKGPREGEALEFRPGSVVRIGRVVRGNTLAIKDAGVSSKHLSIESKEGKWVVTDLDSSNGTILNGSALRALSPAELRDGDVVKIGELTSIKVSIEAALRHDAPPRRNPRRRLGKAELASIGEDSELGLGFGGELGNGAAAENRRGRGRPRRGGAVESEPEEGTVEAVKVEEFENLGPKAVVPKQGRQVSTRRTRSSKRKEDSTVDGNACQELEISAQLVGRLTRGSSRRMKKNLENEEPVSINHEVLEVKEDRDELNVGQEECEKIDRNLGQEECKGIEEKLVKRQLETDRAGSLEDNEVSRRSNLGGHECEGLATASGNKGSGVEAGVVPDLEKMTLGEWFDYLEVYLPKQIHDKTEEIILEMNQMAERFHEFTSKQKNEKEKGKLPMG; this is encoded by the coding sequence atggaggaagaaggcACGATCTTGAAGCTCACCCTGGAGAAAGGCCCGAGAGAGGGCGAAGCCCTTGAATTCCGACCTGGATCCGTGGTTCGAATCGGGCGGGTGGTCCGCGGCAACACGCTCGCCATCAAAGATGCCGGTGTGTCCTCCAAGCACCTCTCCATCGAGTCGAAAGAGGGAAAATGGGTGGTCACCGACCTTGACTCCTCGAACGGCACCATTTTGAACGGCTCGGCCCTCCGTGCGCTGAGCCCCGCTGAGCTCCGAGACGGCGATGTCGTCAAGATCGGCGAGTTGACGTCCATCAAGGTCTCGATCGAGGCAGCCCTTAGGCATGATGCTCCACCGCGGCGGAACCCTAGGAGGCGTCTGGGGAAGGCGGAGTTGGCTTCGATTGGGGAAGATAGTgagttagggttagggtttggtgGGGAATTGGGGAATGGGGCGGCGGCGGAGAACCGGAGAGGGCGAGGTCGGCCAAGGAGAGGTGGGGCCGTGGAGAGTGAGCCTGAAGAAGGGACTGTTGAGGCTGTGAAAGTTGAAGAATTCGAGAATTTAGGTCCAAAAGCGGTTGTGCCGAAACAGGGGAGGCAAGTAAGTACCAGGAGGACTCGAAGTTCGAAGCGTAAAGAGGATTCAACTGTAGACGGAAATGCTTGTCAAGAACTAGAGATTTCAGCCCAGCTTGTTGGTAGATTGACACGGGGATCTTCgaggaggatgaagaagaatttAGAGAATGAGGAACCGGTAAGCATCAATCATGAGGTCTTGGAAGTGAAGGAAGACAGGGATGAGTTGAATGTGGGCCAAGAAGAGTGTGAAAAAATCGACAGGAATTTGGGGCAAGAAGAGTGCAAAGGAATTGAAGAGAAATTAGTCAAGAGGCAGCTGGAAACTGATCGGGCTGGGTCTTTGGAGGACAATGAGGTGTCGAGGAGGTCAAATTTGGGGGGACATGAATGTGAAGGTCTGGCAACTGCATCGGGGAATAAGGGGAGTGGAGTTGAGGCTGGAGTTGTGCCGGATTTGGAGAAGATGACACTTGGAGAATGGTTTGATTATTTGGAGGTCTATTTGCCGAAACAGATTCATGATAAGACTGAAGAGATTATTTTAGAAATGAATCAGATGGCAGAGCGATTTCATGAGTTCACTTCGaagcaaaaaaatgaaaaggagaAGGGTAAGCTGCCTATGGGGTAG
- the LOC127800476 gene encoding cellulose synthase-like protein G1: MADTVALHTCKTQPTRVIVNRVHNLVHLTAKLAQFYYRFSRLFLGGVPILPWLLITVSEALFAFLWVLAAAFEWRPVARTAHPENIPAQTELPAVDVFIVTADPKREPVLEVMNTVVSAMALDYPAEKLAVYLSDDGGSSLTLFAIREAGSFAKCWLPFCRKYGIKTRCPEAYFSPSGDRDRLWTDEFKADEEVIKAKYRSFKQKVEKANGSDGIDDEVVHDRPALVEIIHDRKDGMDNDEQAKIPLLVYVSREKRPSHPHRFKAGALNALLRVSGIMSNGPYVLVLDCDMYCNDPSSARQAMCFHLDPSVSPSLAFVQYPQMFHNLSKNDIYDNQSRSTYMLRWQGMDGLRGPVFSGTGYYMKRKAMYGTPNNEDAFLDDPERNFGLSSKFIDSFKGKNEPTSNSIVHEARNLASCNFEKGTEWGKEIGYSYVSLLESSFTGYLLHCRGWRSVYLYPKRPCFLGCAPVDMKDTSVQLMKWTSSMIQIGLSRFSPLTYGVSRMSVLQSMCYGFLTLFPLLSVAHSLYGTVPQLCLLSGVPLFPKAYDPWFAVFAISYMSSTSQHLFEVFSTNGSVRTWWNEERIGMIRSLSAFLIGFLDAAMKWLGMTKTKFRLSNKALEKEKVENYEKGKFDFEGADMFMAPLATIALMNLVCFIGGLARVALERSLDELLAQLLICSMILAINYPILAGIVQRKSKS; this comes from the exons ATGGCGGACACAGTCGCTCTTCACACCTGCAAAACTCAGCCAACTCGAGTCATCGTCAACAGAGTTCACAATCTCGTCCACTTAACGGCCAAATTAGCCCAATTCTACTACAGATTCTCCCGCCTCTTCCTAGGCGGGGTACCCATTTTGCCATGGCTGCTCATCACCGTCTCCGAGGCCCTTTTCGCCTTCCTGTGGGTGCTGGCGGCCGCGTTCGAGTGGCGTCCGGTGGCCCGCACGGCTCACCCGGAGAACATCCCCGCCCAAACTGAGCTGCCGGCGGTGGACGTGTTCATTGTCACGGCGGATCCCAAGAGGGAGCCGGTGCTGGAGGTGATGAACACGGTTGTGTCGGCCATGGCGCTCGACTACCCTGCCGAGAAGCTGGCTGTGTACCTCTCCGACGACGGCGGCTCTTCCTTGACTCTGTTTGCTATTAGGGAAGCGGGTTCGTTTGCGAAGTGTTGGCTCCCGTTTTGTAGGAAGTATGGGATCAAGACTCGGTGCCCGGAAGCGTATTTTTCGCCGTCCGGCGATCGGGATCGGCTCTGGACTGATGAATTCAAAGCAGACGAAGAAGTGATCAAG GCAAAATACAGATCATTCAAGCAAAAGGTCGAAAAAGCAAATGGAAGTGATGGGATTGACGATGAAGTTGTGCATGATCGTCCTGCTCTTGTTGAG ATAATACATGATAGAAAGGACGGAATGGACAATGACGAACAAGCTAAGATACCTCTTCTTGTATACGTATCTCGAGAGAAGAGACCATCTCACCCTCATCGCTTTAAAGCCGGAGCCCTCAATGCTCTT CTTCGAGTGTCTGGGATAATGAGCAACGGGCCCTACGTGCTTGTGTTGGACTGTGACATGTACTGCAATGACCCATCATCAGCAAGGCAAGCAATGTGCTTCCATCTTGATCCCAGCGTATCTCCATCTCTGGCCTTTGTACAGTACCCTCAAATGTTCCACAATCTTAGCAAGAATGATATCTATGACAACCAGTCAAGATCTACATACATG TTGAGGTGGCAAGGCATGGATGGGCTGAGAGGCCCTGTCTTCAGTGGCACAGGCTACTACATGAAGAGAAAGGCCATGTATGGAACTCCTAACAATGAGG ATGCATTTCTAGATGATCCAGAGAGGAATTTTGGCTTGTCCAGCAAATTCATTGATTCATTCAAGGGCAAAAATGAGCCAACATCCAATTCAATTGTGCATGAGGCTAGGAATTTGGCTAGTTGCAATTTTGAGAAAGGCACTGAATGGGGCAAAGAG ATTGGTTACTCTTATGTGAGCTTGTTGGAGAGCAGTTTCACAGGGTACCTCTTGCATTGCAGAGGATGGAGGTCTGTGTACCTATATCCAAAAAGGCCGTGTTTCCTGGGCTGCGCGCCTGTGGACATGAAGGACACCTCGGTTCAGCTGATGAAATGGACTTCGTCCATGATCCAAATAGGCTTGTCGAGGTTTAGCCCTCTCACGTATGGCGTGTCGCGAATGTCTGTGCTCCAGAGTATGTGTTACGGGTTCCTCACACTTTTCCCCCTCTTGTCCGTTGCTCACAGCTTATATGGCACCGTTCCTCAACTGTGCCTTCTCAGTGGCGTCCCCTTATTCCCTAAG GCCTATGATCCATGGTTTGCAGTGTTTGCGATTTCCTACATGTCCTCTACTTCCCAACATCTATTCGAGGTATTCTCCACGAATGGATCGGTCAGGACATGGTGGAACGAGGAGAGAATCGGGATGATCAGGTCACTGTCAGCATTCTTGATCGGGTTTCTGGACGCTGCAATGAAGTGGTTAGGCATGACGAAGACAAAGTTCAGACTATCAAACAAGGCCCTGGAGAAAGAGAAGGTGGAAAACTATGAGAAGGGCAAGTTTGATTTCGAGGGGGCTGATATGTTCATGGCCCCCTTGGCAACAATAGCCCTTATGAACTTGGTGTGCTTCATTGGTGGGCTGGCAAGGGTGGCGCTTGAAAGAAGCTTGGATGAGTTGCTTGCTCAGCTTCTCATTTGCTCCATGATTCTGGCTATTAACTATCCCATACTTGCAGGGATAGTTCAGAGAAAAAGCAAGTCATGA